A region of the Apium graveolens cultivar Ventura chromosome 6, ASM990537v1, whole genome shotgun sequence genome:
TATTCTTAATGGTATCAGTAATATTCAATTTTACTGTTGGTATCATTATATTTTTGACTTTTACTCGTGGTACTATTAAATTTAAGATTTTCTATCTACAGTAGCCTCCCGTTAATAAAATGTTAGAGAAACGTTAAAAGAACGAGGACACCACTTATAAAAACCAAAATGATAGTAGTCGCAAAAACTTAGTACATGGCAGGGGCGTAGCCAATATATGGCCAGCGGGGGCGGTTGACCCCATTaaacttataatttttttaaaatatatgtacaaaaaaattatttcccTAAAAAAATAgtgtaaattttatttttgacCTCACTCGAAAATAATAATTGTAGTAGTGTATTTAGTTTTGACCCAAGTGACCGAAATTCCTGGTCACACCCCTCTTACATGAGTACTTGTTGCAAAATCCAATGGTATAGAGTTGACATAAGAAGCAGTCAAAAAATATATATCCCGGAAGATATTAATATCATACTTATTATGATTTTGAAATGTCATAAACAATATTTTAATTTACGTAACTCACAAATAATACACAGTTTAAGTGTCAAAAAGTCATTTACTAATTAAAAGTTATTAAATgctgttatacccaaaatttgacATTGGATCAATGCGGGTCAAATGCGGGTTGAATAGAGTCAAACTCGGTGCTGCGTTGTAAAATGGATGATGCGCTCAAGTCTGTAGGACGCGTCCACTTTGGTGAAAGCGTTTACCAAAGTAGTCCTTTGACAAATGAGATAGAAGACGCGTCCATGTACGTAGGACGCGCCAACATTTTGTGAAAATGTTTATTAAGGATAATTTTATGGTAAGGAGGTTTGAAAGCACCTATCTGGTGTAGAAAGCGTCCAGGGAGGTTGGACGAGTCCACCATGGTGGAGGTATCTAGCAGTTGTGGTCCTTTAGCAATGAAAGTTGGAGCGCCCAGAGGTTTAGGACGCGTCCTGTCTCTGTGGAATATCGTGAGAGGTAGTTGTTGGAAGAACAATGCAGGCTTCATGAAAGTCAGGACGCGTCCTATGTGTGGTAAATGCATTCTCAAGGGTGAGCTCGGGACAAAGCATGCATGGAGAGGTGCAATGGAAGGTTATTTCTATAAATATATTTGTTGCaagtactctttgaagaattccctccttgagacggtcaaggagggggatgtccgtgaaaagcttgaagacCTCCAGGGGTGTGCCCGAtaattgaaggcctcctcctgtattcaacgggtgtcctcgttagGGATGTGGGGTTATtattggtgtgtgctttggaaactctgttcttgtattcaacaagtgtcctcgttggagaactttggagttatcctgcactttgcagccaaaagcttgggatcacatgtcctgctatctggtgggttatcctcattcgggggacagggacgcgtccgacatttggggtgaaccgtggctatacctgcatCCGTAAATCAAGGGAAATAGCTGTAGCGGAATATTATCCTTGTGCAAGGAGATGCATTATTCGTGAAGTCCCGCGATTAAGGACGAGCCTTGgacctcatagttggacattcctaaagctagcggaagatggattctggatgggcttctactgggcctaggaataagaagtctaagcccattagatttcttgttccccaagaactacgtcaggcttgatcactatataaagggtacgtaggcacattgagaagggtaagaagttgagagctgataagggagccaccacttactttgatcaatctcagcctaaaacaactaTAAACCACCACACGCCGCTTGATTTTCCGGCGAAGgaccaccgtcatagatcttaattccggcgagaaacctcaaactttgttgttaccagattcctccgtcaacaaattaacgctagaaggaggggtgctgaTTAGGATCATAATCttgggaggaaaagatgtcttacaatcatGATGGAAGTGATAGCAGATCTGAAGGAGAAGGCGAGGGAGACTACACTTTCCATGAACCATACGTGCCCAGAAACATCGCAGATCCTCCGAGAGCTCCAGATGTGGGAGGAACGCCTCTAGTTCTCATCAGCAACACTGATATCTTGGAGCAGTTGTACCGCATGGGGGATACTCTGAACAATTTTCACTCAAGGATGAGTACGGTGGAGCGTCGCAGGACGAGGAGGGGTCGTCGTTTTCCCCGCCGTGGGGAAAACACCCGTAGTTGAGGGAGATGCCTAGGCCAGCGGAGAAAACCCGCGAATCACTCCGTAGCGCTTGGAATATTCTGATGATGTAGAGCCTATTGTAGAGTTTGTCGATGAGGACACTAATGGTAGAGAAATACCTCATCTCGGTAATCAGGTTGTACCACACCCACATAGGTCTAGGCGTACGATGGACGAGCATCGTAGTGTGGAAGGTATTCAGAACCCAAATGAGGAAAGAAGAGATTTTTCAACCTTAAAGAGAAGGCTTGGTATAAGGTTGGGAGACGACGATTTGAGAATGCTGCTGGTAGAATGGCAAAAAGAAGGAAACGCTGGAGAAACGAGGCCCCGTGATACAACGCATGTGCCCCCTACATCCCCAAGGGATGATGGGGTGCGGCACCGcgagcacgagcgtgcccctccgcgaggaaggTTTGGAAATTATGGTCGAGTCTATCAAAGGAATGGACGAGGAAGGATAGGATACCAGCATGGAAGGGCGCCATACAATGAAAGAAGAGATGGCGCGCCCTCCACTGAAGAATCCCCTGTCATTGTTCCTGTAGCTTCCCATAGTGCTACGGGATATGGATCCAGGACGCGTCCTCATGACCGGGACGACATGCGAATTCAAGAAAGGTTGTAAAACAATGATGAGATACCGAGACGTGGTCAGGAGGAACCTCGTGCGTGAGGGAATATTCAAAATCAAAATGGCAACATAGCACAGccgcagcctcagggcgaggggcggcGGGATCCTCCGGTACACCCGGGGGTAACCAAGGGGAACAACAACAAGTTGTGGAGCAACCCCAACAACTCAATGTTCAAATCATTCTTGGAGTAGGGACGTTTAATGTGAATGATCTtaagaggttgctcaaccatcttgagggagGTAGGGTAATAGCGACTGCGCAAGCTCCATCCCCTTTCGCTAGTGTTGTGAGGGAAGCGCATCTGCCTGCAGGATACAGGAACATAACTAATGACTTGCGTTTTCATAGGAACTCCGACCCCGTGGAATTCCTGGGGGGTTTCAACATTGAGATGGATGTATATTAGGTGCCTGACTTGGCACGATGTCGTCTTCTGGTGGCCACCTTCAGAGAAGGTGCTCAACAATTTCCAAAAATTGGTCCAGGGGTGATCACATCTtgggaacagatgaaaacctTGTTTTTAACTCAGTTCCAGGCGGCGGTGAAATATACGCCACTGGTTACCACATTGGCCAATGTGAAACAGAAGGAAGGGGAAAGCTTGACCTCATACTTCAAAAGGTTCAATGCAGAGTCTACCTTGGTGAGAGGCGCGACTGATGAGATAATGAAAATACTTCTTATAGCTGGTCTGCGCGTGGGAACAGATTTCTGGAAATACCTGCAAGGAAAGGACCCTGTGTCGTTAGCTGATGTACTTGCACAGGCGGAATCCTTCAAAGCGATTGAGCAATCGCTTGCCAAAACAAAGAGAAATGATAATACCCACAACTCTAAGGGGCGGGCTAAGAGGAGAGACAGATCCGTGAGTCCAGATTATCGGCGGAATGCCCGAAGCCTTAATAGGGTGAATGCCGTGAACATGCGGAGAGAGTGGAGTCCACCGTCAAACTATAAAAAGAGGGTAAGTAATTACACTCCGCTGGCagcatccattgatcatatctttgAGATAAATAAGGACAGAGGAATTTTCAAGAAACCAGACCGTCTGACTTCATGGCAGAGTAGAGACAAGAAAAAATATTACGATTACCATGAGACTACCGGCCACGACACCCACGAGTGTCGTcacctaaaagatgaaattgaagcATTGATCAAGGCCGGATATCTGGGAGATTGGATTGATAAGGTGAAATGACACAGAAGAAACGATGACAGGGGGAAAGATGAAAGCCATCCCATACAGGCAAATGATGTCAAAAAGACAGCGGAGGTTAAGTTCCAAAGGGCTGAAAGTATTCGGGAAATCTTCAGAGGACATCCATTTGTTGGTGATAACAATCGAGCGTTGGAAAGGAATGCAAGAGAGGCACGACACCCAGCGTTCTCTACCATAGAATTCGGCCTTCGGGGTCACCACTCACCAACATTCATAGCTTGGAAGATAGACCTTCAAAAATATTCAAAGGGGAATCTGCTGATATTACGTTCAGGGAGAGAGAGTCAATATGGGTACATCATCCCCATAACGATGCGCTGGTGATAACTATGCTTATTGGGGAAATGAACGTGCATCGAGTCTTCTTGGATAACGGGAGCTCTGCGAACATCTTGTATTACAGCACGTACAAAAAATTGGGTTTCCCAGATAGTGACATGAATTTTGAAGATGCACACGTCTACGGTTTTACAGGAGAGGCAGTAAGAGTTATGGGTTCAGTTAGGCTTCCTGTCACGCTTGGGGAAAGAGCTCTATCTGTCACTCAAATGATAGACTTCAAAGTGCTGGATCAGGACTCCGCGCACAACATGTTGGTGGGCAGACCTTAGTTGTGAGCGTTCAGGAtgataacctcgatacatcacttgatgataaagttcccaaTACCTAACGGAGTGGGCAGTCTGAGAGGGTCGCGATACGAATCACGCGACTTCTATCACAAGGCTATCAAAGAATTTCGCAGGAGGAGGTATGAGGCAAAAGGTCTTCCATTTGAAGATACGACAGACATTCAGGCAAAACCAAGTGGAGAGGTTAATGCCCATTACTTTGTGGAAAATCCAGAGGAAGAAGAAACAAATGTTACCGTGACCCCTGCTTTAACGTTGGGGAATGTTTCGAGGATCCGTAATGTGGAGGAAGTTGCGGTGAATCATATAGAAGGGATCATGCGGAAGGAGGTTAATGAAAAAAagttggaaggaagaagtgaAATTTTATAAAGCCTCGAAAGTAGCCTCAAGGTGGATGTTCCTCAAAATGAGAACGCGCCCTTGGAAAGTGAAAATGAAATTAaggttgatgctcctcaaaaTGAGGACACGCCCTCTACACCCGCACTGCACAAAGTCATGCCTTGTCCTGAGGTGGATGCTCCCACATATAGGGATGCGCCCTCGGATGCAGGAATGGAGGTTGAGGACCCCCGGGACTTTGATTTTGATCTAGATCCCAGGATCCCTATACCTGCAGAGAAAACGGAGCCGACCGAAGACACAATATCTGTTCCGATCGATAAGGATGACCCAAGCAAGGTTTTGAAGGTGGGATCTAAACTAAGTTATGAAATGAGGGAAAGGCTTACCCGTTTTCTGATTAAAAATCTCGATGtcttcgcatggagtcattcatgtgacgccctcaatctcgggattaggaaatgaggacccacacacctttaatctactaattaaataagcataaaccccgattagctactaacaggatcaacaggataaagtatgcgacaagattacaactaccaatcataatatataacttacaaccccaaaatattattaagtaaacataatcgattccggctgggaaccgacagataacccattgtatctttaaaacTTTCCTTCTGagcgcttgctcactcagaaataccactacctgctctggcaaccggaagccctcaacacgatagggaccaccaggtacgctcttacgagcagtgcgcctaagcctggccatcttcttgcttaactgccatggttagattaaaataaaacatatgagtataaaactcatcAAGTAACTAAACAGCAGTTCTACCATACAAAATTCATAATATactttactgatctcagggcattctactttatcaggtctaggtggcagatttctatctttcaGGTTATTaaaggggttatgaagaaaattttgggctttcaaggaacaaggctaAAAGCAGGGTggaagccgacattcatcacaaattattaaaggatcaaaacagatctttcaaatggaaagtgacaaatcttttcattataaggaatcaattatatgatcaacagaatcaaaAGTCAGGGTTCACAAtctttaagctccacaatatcacaatcaaagcaatataaatctttttcattttcaaagaatcaattactgaatagaaaatttcaattcctttcaaaatcattatggaacccttggttggaccactttatctttcatttcataataatacgggtgatcagcccgtaccgacctccatccggtctttaaggtaccaaagACATAATTTCaaccttaaactggactagccccgctagcctcttactatgactggactagtcccactagcctcttacgtcccaatccaatccatcaggaattcatttggaaaaccttgagttggaaaaaggtaggtttactaaattcattttacatttaccaagaatatgaaatcattcggactttgtcaagtcgaaactcattcttaaattcaatttcaagaatttcaaagtTAAGGGATTGAATCAgggataagcaaagttcaattctagggatcttgatcaatgataacatgctactcaagttagggaaatcaaaaccgtttcaaggatcattagagaataaggtaaacaaggaatgaaaaatcattacaaggggttcataaaggtacttatagggtttataacagttcatggtataacaaataATTAGAACAGGAAAAAGAGTTACCAAAggggttggatcaataagcttatcaataacaatttc
Encoded here:
- the LOC141664770 gene encoding uncharacterized protein LOC141664770 yields the protein MKTLFLTQFQAAVKYTPLVTTLANVKQKEGESLTSYFKRFNAESTLVRGATDEIMKILLIAGLRVGTDFWKYLQGKDPVSLADVLAQAESFKAIEQSLAKTKRNDNTHNSKGRAKRRDRSVSPDYRRNARSLNRVNAVNMRREWSPPSNYKKRVSNYTPLAASIDHIFEINKDRGIFKKPDRLTSWQSRDKKKYYDYHETTGHDTHECRHLKDEIEALIKAGYLGDWIDKVK